One window of the Gemella haemolysans ATCC 10379 genome contains the following:
- a CDS encoding LPXTG cell wall anchor domain-containing protein: protein MGEDGKGTVPNNDLPDGKVPGVAKITEPGKPTVEVPVVTTPAKLTPTVELEQDPKTGDVTVTPKKPDGSTYPPGTKVEIPGKNGNTITVTIGEDGKGTVPNSDLPDVKVPGVARITEPGKPTVEVPVVTTPAKIRASEKGELQSQKLSDNKENPTVNKSTKRLANTGESETNTGLAGLGLAMLGSLLAVAKKRREDKE from the coding sequence ATTGGAGAGGATGGAAAAGGAACAGTACCAAACAATGACTTACCAGATGGGAAAGTACCAGGGGTAGCTAAGATAACAGAACCAGGTAAACCAACAGTAGAGGTACCAGTGGTAACAACACCAGCGAAACTTACTCCAACAGTTGAGTTAGAACAAGATCCTAAGACTGGAGATGTAACAGTAACACCTAAGAAACCAGATGGATCAACATATCCACCGGGAACTAAGGTAGAAATTCCAGGTAAGAATGGAAACACAATCACTGTAACAATTGGAGAAGATGGTAAAGGAACAGTACCAAATAGTGACTTACCAGATGTAAAAGTACCAGGAGTAGCTAGAATAACAGAACCAGGCAAACCAACAGTAGAGGTACCAGTGGTAACAACCCCAGCGAAGATTAGAGCATCTGAAAAAGGTGAACTACAATCACAAAAATTATCAGACAACAAAGAAAATCCAACAGTTAATAAATCTACAAAACGATTAGCAAATACTGGTGAATCTGAAACAAATACAGGTTTAGCAGGATTAGGATTAGCTATGTTAGGAAGTCTGCTAGCGGTTGCCAAAAAACGTAGAGAAGATAAAGAATAA
- a CDS encoding MarR family winged helix-turn-helix transcriptional regulator: MFSRKKDENNSLYEYYARKNGLQGKSLLILTCLYYTRDGITQNIIREKTYSTKQVVSAAIKTFKKKGYIYFEEKEKDRREKIVKLTEEGYFYASKILDPLREAEEKALGKLSSEQ; encoded by the coding sequence ATGTTTTCTAGAAAAAAAGATGAAAACAACTCATTATATGAGTACTATGCTAGAAAAAATGGTTTGCAAGGCAAATCATTATTAATACTAACCTGTCTTTATTATACAAGGGATGGGATAACTCAAAATATTATTCGTGAGAAAACATATTCTACTAAACAAGTAGTTAGCGCAGCTATAAAGACTTTTAAGAAAAAAGGATATATTTATTTTGAGGAGAAAGAAAAAGATAGGCGAGAAAAAATAGTTAAATTAACAGAAGAAGGTTACTTTTATGCATCAAAAATTTTGGATCCTCTTAGAGAGGCTGAAGAAAAAGCACTAGGTAAACTTTCAAGTGAACAATAA
- a CDS encoding ABC transporter ATP-binding protein, which produces MIKYNNVSLCCSTNGLILDGLNFEIQEGEFFVLVGPSGSGKTTTLKLINRLIEQTDGDIYFEDKRLKDYDIRELRLKTGYVLQQIALFPNLTVAENIALIPEMKNFDKKEIKEKTEDLLTKVGLDPKHYMNRLPKELSGGEKQRVGILRAIIANPKILLMDEPFSALDPLSKVQLQDLIKTLHNEYKMTTVFVTHDMDEAMKLADRICVLKEGKIVQIATPEVLKENPADDFVREFFARGNK; this is translated from the coding sequence ATGATTAAATATAACAATGTTTCATTATGTTGTTCCACAAATGGTTTAATACTTGACGGATTAAATTTTGAAATACAAGAAGGAGAATTTTTTGTTCTTGTAGGACCAAGTGGAAGTGGAAAGACAACAACTTTAAAATTAATAAATAGGTTGATAGAACAAACAGACGGTGATATTTATTTTGAAGACAAGAGACTAAAAGACTATGATATAAGGGAATTAAGATTAAAAACTGGATATGTACTTCAACAAATCGCACTATTTCCGAATCTTACAGTTGCAGAAAATATAGCATTAATTCCAGAAATGAAAAACTTTGATAAAAAAGAAATCAAAGAAAAAACAGAGGATTTATTAACAAAAGTAGGATTAGATCCTAAGCATTATATGAATCGTCTTCCTAAAGAACTTTCTGGAGGAGAGAAACAGCGTGTAGGAATACTACGTGCAATTATCGCTAATCCTAAAATTTTACTGATGGATGAACCATTTTCAGCACTAGATCCGCTTAGTAAAGTTCAATTACAGGATTTAATTAAAACTTTGCACAATGAATATAAAATGACAACAGTTTTTGTAACTCACGATATGGATGAAGCGATGAAACTTGCTGATAGAATTTGTGTTTTAAAAGAAGGTAAAATAGTTCAAATTGCTACACCAGAAGTATTAAAAGAAAACCCTGCGGATGACTTTGTTCGCGAATTTTTTGCAAGGGGGAATAAATAA